The DNA window GCGCTGCCGGTGGCCTGGGCGAGTACCTGGTGGTATCCGTTGACCCAGTCCCGTTGGAAGGATCCGGCGAGGGTGTCGTGGTTGGCCGGTTCGACGCCGTACTTGCGGGCCAGGGCGGTGAACTGGGTTTCCGCCTGGCTGGTCGCTGCTGCGGTGTGCTGCTCGGGAGTCACCGGCACCGGCGGCAGGTCGGTACGCCGGTGTGCCGGGGTGTCCGTGCCGGATGCGGTGGTGTCCGGTGCGGTGGTGTCGGGGATGGCCGCAGCCGTGACACGGGCCGGCAGGTCGGTGACCGCCTGCCGGACCACGTCCGCCACGGCGCTCACCTGCGCGGCGTCGGGCCTGACCGCGGCAGCCGACGGCACGGCGGGCGGCACGGCGGGCGGCACGGCGGGCGGCACGGCGGGCGGCACGGCGGGCGGCACGGCGGGCGGCACGGCGGGCGGCACGGCGGGCGGCACGGCGGGCGGCACGGTCAGTGGTGCGGTCAGTGGTGCGGCGGGTAGTGGAGTGGCGCCGAGGATCGCGTCGAGGCTGCGGTCCACGTGGGCCCGCACGTCCCGCTCGACCGCGGCGCGCACGACCTCCGACGGCGGTGTCACCGCCCCGGAACCCCCCGGCACGCCAGCCACCCCCGGCACGCCAGCGCCCCCGGCGGGACGACGCCGCCTGGCAGGGGGACGGTCGCCGGTGCGCCCGTGGTGAAGTACTGGTCGAGGTGGTGCCCGACGGCCAGGTGCGCGATCGAGCGCAACGCCTGCCGGTCGAACTCCCCGGGCAGCGCCGCGACGACCTGCTCCGGGCGTACCGCCGCCGGGATCTGCCCGCCCGCCGGGACCTGCCCCGCGAGGGTTTCGGTGACCTGGGCGACCGCCCGGTCCCGGACATCGAACAGGAACTGGTCGGTCAGGGCGGTGGCGGGCAGACCGACCTGAGACAGGAAAACGGGCACGGCCGGGTCGTTCTGCCGGGCGTCGGCCCACTCGGTGAACACCCGCTCGACCGGCACGGGCAGCCCGGCCAGGAACTGCCGCGCCTGCCCCGTCCCGGCCAACAACCCGCCATAGTGGTCCGCCAGTTCCTGCTGGAACCGATGCCACTGCTCCACCGCCGGCCCACCCGCTGCCGCGACCCACGCCGGCACCGGCGCAGCCGGCATCGACAGGTTCGACACCGACCACGACGGCACCGACAGATCCAGCTTCGGCGCGGGCAGGTCCAGCGCCGGCGCGGGCAGATTCGACGCCGGCAGCAGCGGCACGGGCGGGGGCGGCGGGGCCTGCCCGCCGGTCACCACAGGCTTCGGATCGTCGACCCCAGCCTGGTACCCCGCGGACGTGTCCCCACCCACCGGTGTCGGCCCCACCGGCAGGACCGGCCTACCGTCCGACGTGAGACCGATGTGAGGCACCTGCACCCGGGGCTGCACCACGGCGCGACTCACGACCAGCCCGAGCCCGCTCGCGGCCGCCCCGCCCGCCCCCGAAATCGCCCCGGACAAAAGATCCGCACCAAGATTACCGGGGTCCCAGTACCCCTCGACCATCAAGCTGGCACCGATACCGAACAGCCCCTCCCCGAGGGTCTCCGTCACCGGCCGCGACAGCACATCGGTCAGCAGATGCTTGGTGGCATCCGACACGGCGAGCTTGCCGACCGCGCCCGCGACAACGCCAGCGACCCTGCCCAACGCCGGCCCGCCCACCGTGGTCAGGAACGCCACCGCCCCCGCGAACGCCGCCTGCTTACCGACCGCCGACCAGTTCACCCCCGGCTGCAGACCATCGGTCATCATCGACACCTCGGCCAGCAACGCAGAACCCGGCATGAACAACATCTGCATAGCCGTGCCACTCGCCGCCGACCGCACCAACGCCGAACGCAGGATCGCCTGAATGATCGTCCGCGTCTGCGCGATGTGCGCCGCCGCCCCCACCGGATTCCAGAACCACATCGCCGCGGCGACAGCGAACTCGGCAATCATGAAGTTGAACATGGCCAACGCCGTACGCTTGCCGACCTCCGTCTCCACGAAGAACTTCTTCTCCGCATCAACCACGGCGAGCATCAGGTCGGCCGTCTCGGCCATCTTCCTCACAAACGGAGCGGTCTGCGCCACGAACCGGTCGAAGGCCTCACCCTCCCCCGCCTCCCGAACCGCCCTGATCGTCTGCTCCAGCAACGGACCCAGCACCGTACGCACCCGAAGCGCCAGCGTTTCCAGCGTGCCGATGTCATCCCGCAACAACGGCAACTTCGCCCGGGACACCCTAATCCCAGTGAACGCTTCCAAAGCCCGCAACCAGCTCTCACTGAGCTCAAGGGTCGGAACGGCGGCGGCCAACGCGCAACACTCCTTCCCGCCCCGAACCAGGGGCACCCGGTGCGGATCAGTCAGCCACGTGCAAACTAGCCGCGCTGACCGCCGCTCATGTCCGGCACCAAATATGCGCCGGTCTCCTCCGTGTTGACCCCGACACGGTGATGGAGGTCCCACTTCTCGCCCTGGAAGCCGACCGCCTCACCCAACTCGGCAGACGCCACGAGCACAATGCTCGCGAGCAAACCCCCCACGGCCGTGGGGCCTCGAAAAGTTCCCCATACTCGCGGCTGACCGTGCCGGGCGCCGCCGCGCCCGGCACGATCAGCCAGCAACGCGGCGGTACCCGCCATCGTCTTCCGCCCAGCGCCCTCACCAGCGAGACGCGCCGTCGCCACCACCAGGCCAGCCAACCCGGCCGGCCCGAGCCGCCGATGGGCGTCCCCATTAGGGCGTGTCTCGTGGATCTTCGGGGCGGGTTTTGGTAGATAGATTGGCGTGTCTCGACGGCATGAGTTGACCGACGACGAGTGGGCGCTTCTGGCGCCGTTGCTGCCAGCGGATCCGCCGCGTGGGGGCCGATGGCGTGACCATCGGACGACGGTCTCGGGGATCTTGTACCGGGAACGTACCGGGATTCCGTGGCGTGACCTGCCGGAGCGGTTCGGTCCGTGGAAGACGGTCTACCAGCGCAAACGCAGGTGGGCGATGGACGGCACCTGGTCGCGGATCTGCGCGGCGTTGCGGATCGACTGCGACGCCGAGGAAGGCGACGAGTGGACGGTCGGAGTGGACACCTCCTCGACCCGGGCGCACCAGCACGCGGCGGGTGCGCGGCACGCCCCAGCGGCTGATCACCCGAAAAGGGGGGTCTACTGCCGTTCTCGTGGGTCGGGTTCATGATCGTCCGGGTAGTGGTGGGCAGAGGCCGCCGCGGCGGAGGTTGGCCATGGTGATCAACGCTTTGGCGCTGTGGTAGCCGTAGGCCTGGCGGGTCAGCACGCGCAGGTGGACGTTGTTGGCCTCGATGCGGGCGTTGGACAGTCCGCTGTCGAGCATGTTGTGGATCGCGGGCAGGTGACGGCGAATCGTCTTGGCCAGCTTGACGAACGGGGCCAGCTTCGACCGGCTCGCCCAGCGTAGCCACGCCTGCAGCAGGAGCCTGCCGTCGGCGCCCTTGACCGCGATGATCTCCCGGAACTGTTCCTTGAGCAGGTACGCCCGGTACAGCGGCCGGTTGGTGGCCTGGATCGTGGCCAGGGTCGCCTTCTGCTTGTCGGTCAGGTTCGGCGGGTTCTTCCACAGCGCCCACCGGGCGTCTTTGAGGGTCTTGGACGCCTCGGTGCGGCCGCCTTTGCCGCCACGGGCGGTGTTCCACACCGCCCGGCGTACCTCGTCGAGGGCGTCGGTGACCCAGGCGACCAGGTGATAGGGGTCAAGGCAGCGGACCGCCTGCGGCGCCCGCTCGGCCACCACGTCACCGATCCAGGCGGCGGCGTCGGCCGACACGTGGGTCAGCGCCGCGGCCCGCTGCGCGCCCAGCTCGTCGAAGAACGGGGCGACGGTGGCCTTGTCCCGCCCGTCGGCGGCCCACACCAGGCGGCCGGTGTCGTGATCGACGACCAGGGTCAGGTAGCGCTGGCCCTTGCGGTAGGCGACCTCGTCGATACCGATCCGTTTGAGTCCGGCCAGTCGATCGGCGCCGGCGGCGGCAGCGTCGACGACCCGGCCGACGATAGCGACCACGCTGCGCCAGGCGATGCGCAGCAGCCCGGTCACCGCCGACGCGGACGTGCGCGCGGCCAGCCACGCCGCGGTGTCCTCGAACGCCGTGGTGAACCGGGCACCGTGACGCGCCCACGGCACCGCGATCACCGTCGGCCCGTGCTCGGCACAGTCGACCCGAGGCACGGCGGCCTCGATGACCACCCGCAGCGTGCCGAAGTCCAGGTGCCGCCACCGCCGCCTGCCCCAGCCGCGGTCGTACCACGGCGCGCGAGCCCGGCAGCGCCCGCAGCGACGCGCCGCGCCCTTGCGCGGCCGGGCAGAGATCACCAAGACCTCACCGTCGGTGTCGTCATCGAGGCGCACGCCCTCGACGACGGCCCGTTCCAGCCCTGCCTGTCGATGCAATACCCTGGTCAAACGCACGCCGTTTCCCAAACTTCAGTTTCTGACCTTCGACAAGCCAGAAACCTAGACGGGACACGGCGTGCCCTGTCGATCAGGGCGTCAACCCACCCACGAGAACATCACAAGAGCCCGAAAAGGGGGAAGCCGCCAGGGACGAAAAGGGCGGAAGGGAAGCCCTCGGCCGGTCCCGTGGCGGGTTGACCACCAAGCTGCACCTGGCCGCTGACCGTCGTTGCCGTCCGATCGCCCGGCACACCACGTGCGGGCAGCGGGCCGACTGTACCGGCTTCACGCAGGTCATGGCCGCTATCCGGATTCCCCGCCGGGTCGGCCGGCCGCGTACCCGCCCCGGGCATGTCCTGGCTGACAAGGCGTACAGCTCGAAGGCTATCCGTTCTCAC is part of the Micromonospora olivasterospora genome and encodes:
- a CDS encoding IS5 family transposase; its protein translation is MSRRHELTDDEWALLAPLLPADPPRGGRWRDHRTTVSGILYRERTGIPWRDLPERFGPWKTVYQRKRRWAMDGTWSRICAALRIDCDAEEGDEWTVGVDTSSTRAHQHAAGARHAPAADHPKRGVYCRSRGSGS
- a CDS encoding ISL3 family transposase, which codes for MRLTRVLHRQAGLERAVVEGVRLDDDTDGEVLVISARPRKGAARRCGRCRARAPWYDRGWGRRRWRHLDFGTLRVVIEAAVPRVDCAEHGPTVIAVPWARHGARFTTAFEDTAAWLAARTSASAVTGLLRIAWRSVVAIVGRVVDAAAAGADRLAGLKRIGIDEVAYRKGQRYLTLVVDHDTGRLVWAADGRDKATVAPFFDELGAQRAAALTHVSADAAAWIGDVVAERAPQAVRCLDPYHLVAWVTDALDEVRRAVWNTARGGKGGRTEASKTLKDARWALWKNPPNLTDKQKATLATIQATNRPLYRAYLLKEQFREIIAVKGADGRLLLQAWLRWASRSKLAPFVKLAKTIRRHLPAIHNMLDSGLSNARIEANNVHLRVLTRQAYGYHSAKALITMANLRRGGLCPPLPGRS